One Tachysurus fulvidraco isolate hzauxx_2018 chromosome 2, HZAU_PFXX_2.0, whole genome shotgun sequence DNA segment encodes these proteins:
- the tmcc2 gene encoding transmembrane and coiled-coil domains protein 2 isoform X2: MQQGLKDVGANVRAGISGFGGGVVEGVRGGVSALIRNKFGSADNIAHLKDTLEPGHTEDTPPRTLSGSATLVSSPKYGSDDECSSGTSGSGAGSNSGGGGAICIGSPRMDGHHHHHHHHHHTSASWDALLEGLQEIKASQVQMEDTMEDMKTQLQSTYSYMTQCLQEDRYRYERLEEQLNDVTELHQNELSNLKQELASMEEKVAYQSYERARDIQEAVESCLTRVSKLELQQQQQQVVQLEGVENANARALLGKLISVLLALMAVLLVFVSTVANFITPLMKTRTRIASSVAFTLFLITLWKHWDWFELCFLSG; encoded by the exons ATGCAGCAGGGCCTGAAGGATGTTGGAGCCAACGTGCGGGCCGGCATCAGTGGCTTTGGAGGAGGCGTGGTTGAGGGTGTGAGGGGCGGAGTCTCTGCACTCATACGCAATAAGTTTGGCAGCGCAGACAACATCGCCCACCTGAAGGACACTTTAGAACCTGGCCATACAGAGGACACGCCCCCTCGTACACTCAGTGGCAGTGCTACTCTGGTGTCCAGCCCCAAGTATGGGAGTGATGACGAGTGCTCCAGCGGCACCTCTGGGTCCGGGGCTGGGAGCAACTCTGGAGGGGGCGGAGCCATCTGCATAGGAAGCCCACGAATGGACggacaccatcaccatcatcatcaccatcatcatacGTCTGCATCATGGGATGCTCTGTTGGAGGGACTACAGGAGATCAAAGCCAGTCAGGTGCAGATGGAGGACACAATGGAAGACATGAAGACACAACTACAGAGCACTTACTCCTACATGACCCAGTGCCTGCAGGAGGACAGATACAG GTACGAGCGTTTGGAGGAGCAGCTAAATGACGTGACTGAACTCCATCAAAATGAACTGAGCAACCTGAAGCAGGAGCTGGCCAGCATGGAGGAGAAGGTGGCCTACCAGTCATATGAGAGAGCTCGAGACattcag gaGGCAGTGGAGTCATGTCTGACGCGTGTCAGTAAGCTGGagttgcagcagcagcagcagcaggtggTGCAGTTGGAGGGTGTGGAGAACGCCAACGCTCGCGCTCTGCTCGGGAAGCTCATTAGCGTGCTGCTAGCTCTCATGGCAGTGCTGCTCGTCTTTGTCTCCACCGTGGCCAACTTCATCACCCCTCTCATGAAGACCCGCACTCGCATCGCCTCCTCTGTGGCCTTCACCCTCTTCCTCATTACGCTCTGGAAGCACTGGGATTGGTTCGAACTCTGCTTCCTGTCTGGCTAA
- the tmcc2 gene encoding transmembrane and coiled-coil domains protein 2 isoform X1, with product MLDKSEVSTLPLPPSVAHGSSDGNISVEGAGSVSGAGSWQVEGQGEGHRTRAALDHLQQKILKITEQIRVEQEARDNNVAEYLKLAHNADKQQASRIKHVFEKKNQKSAQTIAHLHKKLEHYHKKLKEIEQNGLVRQPKDVLRDMQQGLKDVGANVRAGISGFGGGVVEGVRGGVSALIRNKFGSADNIAHLKDTLEPGHTEDTPPRTLSGSATLVSSPKYGSDDECSSGTSGSGAGSNSGGGGAICIGSPRMDGHHHHHHHHHHTSASWDALLEGLQEIKASQVQMEDTMEDMKTQLQSTYSYMTQCLQEDRYRYERLEEQLNDVTELHQNELSNLKQELASMEEKVAYQSYERARDIQEAVESCLTRVSKLELQQQQQQVVQLEGVENANARALLGKLISVLLALMAVLLVFVSTVANFITPLMKTRTRIASSVAFTLFLITLWKHWDWFELCFLSG from the exons ctggATAAGAGCGAGGTATCGACACTGCCTTTGCCCCCCTCAGTGGCCCATGGCAGCTCAGACGGGAACATCAGCGTGGAGGGGGCGGGGTCTGTGTCTGGGGCAGGATCATGGCAGGTGGAGGGACAAGGGGAGGGGCACCGAACACGTGCTGCACTGGATCACCTGCAGCAGAAAATCCTGAAGATCACTGAACAAATCCGTGTGGAACAGGAGGCCCGAGACAACAACGTGGCCGAGTATCTGAAGCTCGCTCACAACGCTGACAAACAGCAAGCGTCACGCATCAAACACGTCTTCGAGAAGAAGAACCAGAAATCTGCACAAACCATCGCACACCTGCACAAAAAACTCGAACACTACCACAAAAAGCTCAAAGAAATTGAGCAG AACGGTTTGGTGCGTCAGCCCAAAGACGTGTTGCGGGACATGCAGCAGGGCCTGAAGGATGTTGGAGCCAACGTGCGGGCCGGCATCAGTGGCTTTGGAGGAGGCGTGGTTGAGGGTGTGAGGGGCGGAGTCTCTGCACTCATACGCAATAAGTTTGGCAGCGCAGACAACATCGCCCACCTGAAGGACACTTTAGAACCTGGCCATACAGAGGACACGCCCCCTCGTACACTCAGTGGCAGTGCTACTCTGGTGTCCAGCCCCAAGTATGGGAGTGATGACGAGTGCTCCAGCGGCACCTCTGGGTCCGGGGCTGGGAGCAACTCTGGAGGGGGCGGAGCCATCTGCATAGGAAGCCCACGAATGGACggacaccatcaccatcatcatcaccatcatcatacGTCTGCATCATGGGATGCTCTGTTGGAGGGACTACAGGAGATCAAAGCCAGTCAGGTGCAGATGGAGGACACAATGGAAGACATGAAGACACAACTACAGAGCACTTACTCCTACATGACCCAGTGCCTGCAGGAGGACAGATACAG GTACGAGCGTTTGGAGGAGCAGCTAAATGACGTGACTGAACTCCATCAAAATGAACTGAGCAACCTGAAGCAGGAGCTGGCCAGCATGGAGGAGAAGGTGGCCTACCAGTCATATGAGAGAGCTCGAGACattcag gaGGCAGTGGAGTCATGTCTGACGCGTGTCAGTAAGCTGGagttgcagcagcagcagcagcaggtggTGCAGTTGGAGGGTGTGGAGAACGCCAACGCTCGCGCTCTGCTCGGGAAGCTCATTAGCGTGCTGCTAGCTCTCATGGCAGTGCTGCTCGTCTTTGTCTCCACCGTGGCCAACTTCATCACCCCTCTCATGAAGACCCGCACTCGCATCGCCTCCTCTGTGGCCTTCACCCTCTTCCTCATTACGCTCTGGAAGCACTGGGATTGGTTCGAACTCTGCTTCCTGTCTGGCTAA
- the usp49 gene encoding ubiquitin carboxyl-terminal hydrolase 49 has translation MERCKHVVRLRLGQDHSILNPQKWRCVDCDTTESVWACLKCAHVACGRYIDEHSLQHYRETQHPLAMEVRELDVFCFACGDYVLNDNAEGDLKLLRGALSTVRDVGRRSMRSASSASHSVGSDGAGTVQVALRHRRRVLLGTAFRHWRTRQQDEQKKLEQEKEELRRQRKEMKKRIMGDDGNAPPRKSARLLTQAPRPLIALIPRKFRDPPEKVPLPSKTLSKNPRKVLRTVKSGVAGKRANSSFLLARRRRLAPGVTGLRNLGNTCYMNSILQVLSHLRKFRECFLALDLCETEQLLLAKTQGMMEGEKLVPPKDPRSSSLSGQQVSLCQELHTLFRVMWSGRWTLVSPFAMLHSVWNVIPAFRGCDQQDAQEFLCELLDKVQQELEADGGYGAKRQHTRTRIVIPITQRKLSKQVLKVLNTIFHGQLLSQVTCLSCKRKSNTVEPFWDLSLEFPERYHSVAKLSQVSSQSCSLTEMLSKFTETEALEGCIYNCNYCNRKRRKSSHKPLALSEACKQLLIYRLPQVLRLHLKRFRWSGRNHREKIGVHVAFDQVLNMEPYCCPDASQVFTYDLSAVVMHHGKGFGSGHYTAYCYNTEGGFWVHCNDSEMNVCSVEEVCSTQAYILFYTQRSA, from the exons ATGGAGCGCTGCAAGCATGTGGTCCGTCTCCGTTTGGGACAAGATCACTCCATCTTGAACCCTCAGAAATGGCGCTGTGTGGACTGCGACACCACAGAGTCCGTGTGGGCCTGTCTCAAATGTGCGCACGTGGCTTGTGGTCGCTACATCGACGAGCACTCGCTGCAGCACTACCGCGAGACACAGCACCCGCTCGCCATGGAAGTTCGAGAGCTAGATGTGTTCTGCTTTGCGTGTGGCGATTACGTCCTAAACGACAACGCAGAGGGCGACCTGAAGCTCCTGCGGGGGGCGTTGTCCACCGTGCGGGATGTCGGGCGCCGCTCCATGCGTTCGGCGTCGTCGGCGTCGCACTCGGTGGGCAGCGACGGGGCAGGGACTGTGCAGGTGGCATTAAGGCACCGGAGACGTGTGCTGTTAGGAACTGCTTTTCGGCACTGGAGGACACGGCAACAAGACGAGCAGAAAAAACTGGAACAGGAGAAGGAGGAACTTCGGCGACAACGTAAGGAAATGAAGAAAAGGATCATGGGAGATGACGGAAACGCACCGCCAAGGAAAAGCGCACGCCTTTTAACGCAGGCACCGCGGCCACTAATTGCGCTGATTCCAAGAAAATTCAGAGACCCACCTGAAAAAGTGCCACTTCCCAGCAAGACTTTGTCAAAAAATCCCAGAAAAGTGCTCCGTACTGTGAAATCGGGCGTGGCAGGAAAGCGGGCCAATTCATCATTTCTGTTAGCACGGCGCAGGCGATTAGCGCCGGGTGTCACAGGACTTCGTAACCTAGGCAACACGTGTTACATGAACTCCATCCTCCAGGTGCTGAGCCACCTGCGTAAGTTCAGGGAGTGTTTCCTTGCACTGGATCTGTGTGAGACGGAGCAGCTGCTGCTCGCCAAAACTCAAGGCATGATGGAAGGAGAAAAACTGGTGCCGCCCAAAGACCCTCGCTCTTCATCTTTATCCGGCCAGCAG GTATCTCTGTGCCAGGAGCTGCACACTCTGTTTAGGGTGATGTGGTCCGGCCGCTGGACGCTCGTTTCTCCATTCGCCATGCTGCACTCCGTGTGGAACGTCATCCCGGCATTCCGTGGCTGTGACCAGCAGGACGCTCAGGAGTTCCTGTGTGAGTTGCTAGATAAAGTGCAACAGGAGCTTGAGGCTGATGGCGGCTACGGTGCGAAACggcaacacacacgcacacgcatcgTTATCCCTATCACACAGAGGAAACTCTCCAAACAGGTGCTCAAAGTCCTCAACACCATCTTCCATGGCCAGCTGCTCAGCCAG GTGACGTGTCTGTCCTGTAAGCGCAAGTCAAACACAGTGGAGCCCTTCTGGGATTTGTCTCTGGAGTTTCCTGAGCGTTATCACAGTGTGGCTAAGCTGAGCCAAGTGTCCTCTCAGAGCTGCTCTCTCACTGAGATGCTGAGCAAGTTCACTGAAACTGAGGCTCTGGAGGGATGTATCTACAACTGTAACTACTGCAACa gaaaaAGACGCAAGTCGTCCCACAAGCCACTGGCTCTGTCCGAGGCCTGTAAACAGCTGCTGATTTATCGTTTACCTCAGGTGCTGCGGCTTCACCTAAAACGCTTCCG CTGGTCGGGCCGGAACCACAGGGAGAAGATCGGTGTTCATGTGGCATTTGATCAGGTTCTGAACATGGAGCCATACTGCTGTCCTGACGCATCACAGGTCTTCACCTACGACCTCTCTGCTGTAGTGATGCATCATGGGAAAGGCTTCGGCTCAGGACACTACACGGCCTACTGCTACAACACAGAGGGGG GTTTCTGGGTCCACTGTAACGACTCTGAGATGAATGTGTGTAGCGTGGAGGAGGTCTGCAGCACTCAGGCGTACATCCTGTTTTACACACAACGCTCAGCTTAA